One Citrobacter amalonaticus genomic window carries:
- the arcB gene encoding aerobic respiration two-component sensor histidine kinase ArcB gives MKQIRMLAQYYVDLMMKLGLVRFSLLLALALVVLAIVVQMAVTMVLHGRVEQIDVIRSIFFGLLITPWAVYFLSVVVEQLEESRQRLSRLVQKLEEMRERDLKLNVQLKDNISQLNQEIADREKAEAERQSTFEQLKVEIKEREEAQIQLEQQSSFLRSFLDASPDLVFYRNEDKEFSGCNRAMELLTGKSEKQLVHLKPADVYSPEAAEKVIETDEKVFRHNVSLTYEQWLDYPDGRKACFEIRKVPYYDRVGKRHGLMGFGRDITERKRYQDALERASRDKTTFISTISHELRTPLNGIVGLSRILLDTDLTTEQEKYLKTIHVSAVTLGNIFNDIIDMDKMERRKVQLDNQPVDFTSFMADLENLSGLQAQQKGLRFVLDPTLPLPHKVVTDGTRLRQILWNLISNAVKFTQQGQVTVRVRYDAGSILHFEVEDSGIGIPQDEQDKIFAMYYQVKDSHGGKPATGTGIGLAVSRRLAKNMGGDITVASQPGKGSIFTLTVHAPAVAEEVEDAFEDDDLPLPALNVLLVEDIELNVIVARSVLEKLGNSVDVAMTGKAALEMFAPGEYDLVLLDIQLPDMTGLDISRELTQRYAREDLPPLVALTANVLKDKKEYLDAGMDDVLSKPLSVPALTAMIKKYWDTQDEEECTVKSEESSKSQALLDIPMLEQYIELVGPKLITDGLAVFEKMMPGYLSVLESNLTARDKKGVVEEGHKIKGAAGSVGLRHLQQLGQQIQSPDLPAWEDNVGEWIEEMKQEWQHDVAVLKAWVANAGKK, from the coding sequence ATGAAGCAAATTCGTATGCTGGCGCAGTACTATGTGGACCTGATGATGAAATTGGGTCTGGTGCGCTTTTCGCTGTTGTTGGCGTTAGCGCTCGTTGTGCTGGCAATTGTGGTGCAGATGGCGGTCACCATGGTGCTGCATGGACGGGTCGAACAGATCGATGTCATCCGCTCCATTTTCTTTGGTCTGTTAATCACCCCCTGGGCGGTCTATTTTTTGTCGGTGGTGGTGGAGCAACTGGAAGAATCCCGTCAGCGGTTATCCCGACTGGTGCAAAAGCTGGAAGAGATGCGCGAGCGCGACCTTAAGCTTAATGTCCAACTGAAAGATAATATTTCGCAGTTGAATCAGGAGATTGCCGACCGCGAAAAGGCAGAGGCGGAACGCCAGTCCACGTTTGAGCAGCTCAAAGTTGAGATCAAAGAGCGCGAAGAGGCGCAGATCCAGCTTGAACAGCAATCCTCCTTCTTACGTTCTTTTCTGGATGCCTCGCCGGATCTGGTTTTTTATCGCAACGAAGATAAAGAATTTTCCGGCTGTAACCGGGCGATGGAGTTGCTCACCGGCAAAAGCGAAAAACAGCTGGTGCATTTAAAGCCTGCTGATGTGTACTCGCCGGAAGCGGCCGAAAAGGTCATTGAGACCGATGAAAAAGTCTTTCGCCATAATGTGTCGCTGACCTATGAGCAATGGCTCGATTATCCGGACGGGCGCAAAGCCTGTTTTGAAATCCGCAAAGTGCCTTATTACGATCGCGTCGGTAAACGTCATGGTCTGATGGGTTTTGGTCGAGATATTACCGAGCGCAAGCGCTATCAGGATGCGCTTGAGCGCGCCAGCCGTGATAAAACTACCTTTATTTCCACTATCAGCCACGAACTGCGCACACCGCTGAACGGAATTGTCGGTCTGAGCCGCATTCTGCTGGACACTGACCTGACGACCGAGCAGGAAAAATACCTGAAAACCATCCATGTCTCCGCCGTGACGCTGGGGAATATCTTCAACGATATCATTGATATGGATAAGATGGAGCGGCGTAAGGTTCAACTGGATAACCAGCCGGTGGATTTCACCAGCTTCATGGCCGATCTGGAGAATCTCTCCGGCCTGCAGGCACAGCAGAAAGGACTGCGTTTTGTGCTCGACCCGACCTTGCCGCTACCGCATAAAGTGGTGACCGACGGCACGCGTCTGCGGCAGATCCTGTGGAACCTGATCAGCAACGCGGTGAAATTTACCCAGCAGGGCCAGGTGACCGTGCGCGTGCGTTACGATGCAGGCAGCATTCTGCACTTTGAAGTAGAAGATTCCGGCATCGGCATTCCGCAGGATGAGCAGGACAAAATCTTCGCCATGTATTATCAGGTGAAAGACAGTCACGGCGGAAAACCAGCGACCGGTACAGGCATCGGTCTGGCAGTCTCGCGTCGTCTGGCGAAAAACATGGGTGGAGATATCACCGTGGCAAGTCAGCCAGGTAAAGGCTCGATCTTCACCCTGACCGTCCATGCGCCAGCGGTGGCAGAAGAAGTTGAAGATGCATTTGAGGATGACGATTTACCGCTGCCGGCGTTGAATGTCCTGCTGGTGGAAGATATCGAACTGAACGTCATAGTGGCGCGCTCGGTGCTGGAAAAACTCGGCAATAGCGTGGATGTCGCCATGACCGGAAAAGCGGCGCTGGAGATGTTCGCGCCGGGCGAATACGACCTGGTGCTGCTGGATATTCAGTTGCCGGACATGACTGGCCTCGATATTTCACGCGAGCTGACCCAGCGCTATGCGCGTGAAGATCTGCCGCCGCTGGTAGCGCTGACGGCAAACGTCCTGAAAGATAAAAAAGAGTATCTGGATGCCGGTATGGATGACGTGCTGAGCAAGCCGCTGTCGGTACCGGCGTTAACCGCCATGATTAAGAAGTACTGGGATACCCAAGATGAGGAGGAGTGCACGGTGAAATCTGAAGAGAGCAGTAAATCGCAAGCGCTATTAGATATTCCGATGCTGGAACAGTACATAGAGCTGGTGGGGCCGAAACTGATTACCGATGGCCTGGCGGTGTTCGAGAAGATGATGCCAGGTTATTTAAGCGTTCTGGAATCCAATCTGACCGCGCGAGACAAAAAAGGCGTGGTTGAAGAAGGACATAAAATTAAAGGAGCAGCGGGTTCTGTTGGCCTCCGTCATCTGCAACAGCTGGGGCAGCAGATCCAGTCACCCGATCTTCCGGCATGGGAAGATAACGTGGGTGAATGGATTGAAGAGATGAAGCAGGAGTGGCAACACGACGTTGCGGTATTAAAGGCCTGGGTGGCAAACGCTGGAAAAAAATGA
- the elbB gene encoding isoprenoid biosynthesis glyoxalase ElbB codes for MKKIGVVLSGCGVYDGAEIHETVLTLLAIARSGAQAVCFAPDKAQADVINHLTGEPMAETRNVLIEAARITRGNIRPLSQAVSADLDALIVPGGFGAAKNLSNFASQGSECRVDPDLAGLALAMHQSGKPLGFMCIAPAMLPKIFDFPLRLTIGTDIDTAEVLEEMGAEHVPCPVDDIVVDEDNKIVTTPAYMLAQDIAQAAMGIEKLVSRVLVLAE; via the coding sequence ATGAAAAAAATTGGCGTAGTTCTCAGTGGATGCGGTGTGTATGACGGTGCTGAAATTCATGAAACCGTACTGACGTTGCTGGCCATTGCCCGCAGCGGCGCGCAGGCCGTCTGCTTTGCGCCTGACAAAGCGCAGGCCGATGTGATTAATCATCTGACGGGCGAACCGATGGCGGAAACCCGCAATGTGCTGATCGAAGCGGCCCGTATTACGCGCGGCAATATTCGTCCGCTTTCTCAGGCAGTCTCAGCAGATCTGGATGCGCTGATTGTTCCCGGTGGTTTTGGCGCGGCCAAGAATTTGAGCAACTTTGCCAGTCAGGGCAGTGAATGCCGGGTTGACCCGGATTTAGCCGGGCTCGCTCTGGCGATGCATCAGTCGGGCAAGCCGCTGGGTTTTATGTGCATCGCGCCGGCCATGCTGCCGAAAATCTTCGACTTTCCGCTGCGTCTGACAATCGGGACCGATATTGATACAGCGGAAGTGCTGGAAGAGATGGGGGCGGAGCATGTGCCGTGCCCGGTCGATGATATCGTCGTTGATGAAGACAATAAAATCGTCACCACGCCGGCCTATATGTTGGCGCAGGACATCGCTCAGGCGGCAATGGGGATCGAAAAACTGGTATCACGCGTGCTGGTTCTGGCGGAATGA
- the mtgA gene encoding monofunctional biosynthetic peptidoglycan transglycosylase: MKKGVAAFLRRIILRVVLVLAVFWGGGIALFSVMPVPFSAVMAERQIGAWLQGDFGYVAHSDWVSMDEISPWMGLAVIAAEDQTFPDHWGFDVAAIEKALSHNERNENRIRGASTLSQQTVKNLFLWDGRSWLRKGLEAGLTVGVETVWSKKRILTVYLNIAEFGDGVFGVEAAAQRYFGKPASRLTQSEAALLAAVLPNPLRFKAAAPSGYVRSRQAWILRQMRQLGGESFMTRHHLH; the protein is encoded by the coding sequence ATGAAAAAAGGAGTCGCCGCCTTTCTGCGCCGGATAATTTTACGTGTCGTGCTGGTGCTCGCTGTATTCTGGGGCGGGGGCATCGCGTTGTTCAGCGTGATGCCGGTTCCTTTTTCCGCCGTGATGGCTGAACGTCAGATTGGCGCCTGGCTTCAGGGCGATTTTGGTTATGTCGCCCATTCTGACTGGGTGAGCATGGACGAAATCTCACCGTGGATGGGACTCGCGGTGATTGCCGCAGAAGATCAGACCTTCCCGGATCACTGGGGTTTTGACGTCGCCGCTATCGAGAAAGCGTTGTCACATAACGAACGTAATGAAAACCGCATTCGCGGCGCGTCAACATTGTCACAGCAAACGGTTAAAAATCTCTTTCTCTGGGATGGGCGTAGCTGGTTGCGGAAAGGGCTGGAAGCCGGACTTACCGTCGGTGTAGAGACTGTCTGGAGCAAGAAGCGGATCCTGACGGTCTACCTGAATATCGCGGAATTTGGTGATGGCGTATTTGGCGTCGAAGCCGCCGCACAGCGCTATTTTGGCAAACCGGCCAGCCGATTGACTCAGTCAGAAGCGGCGTTGCTTGCCGCGGTATTACCCAATCCTCTGCGCTTTAAGGCCGCAGCACCTTCAGGCTATGTGCGTAGCCGTCAGGCGTGGATACTGCGTCAAATGCGACAATTGGGTGGGGAGTCGTTTATGACCCGCCACCACCTGCATTAA
- the yrbL gene encoding PhoP regulatory network protein YrbL — protein sequence MIRLSAETPLGTGRHRKCYAHPDDAQRCIKIVYNSGQGGDKETQRELKYYAHLSRYLKDWSGIPRYYGTVETDCGTGYVYDVIADYDGKPSITLTEFAKQCRYEDDFVVLRHLLKTLKRYLRDNHIVTMTLKPQNVLCHRISESEVVPVVCDNIGEGTLIPLATWSKWFCHRKQERLWQRFIAQPVLAVALEKDAHPKERSGLSLSSREA from the coding sequence ATGATTCGTTTATCAGCAGAGACTCCCCTGGGCACCGGACGACATCGTAAGTGTTATGCGCATCCGGATGATGCCCAACGTTGTATTAAGATCGTTTACAACAGTGGCCAGGGCGGCGACAAAGAGACACAGCGTGAACTGAAGTACTATGCCCACCTCTCTCGCTACCTGAAAGACTGGAGCGGTATCCCGCGCTATTACGGCACGGTCGAGACCGACTGCGGAACGGGTTACGTTTACGATGTGATTGCCGATTACGACGGCAAGCCGTCCATCACTCTCACCGAATTTGCCAAACAATGTCGTTACGAAGACGACTTTGTCGTGCTACGTCATCTGCTGAAGACGCTAAAACGCTACCTGCGTGACAACCATATCGTCACCATGACGCTGAAACCACAAAACGTTCTTTGTCACCGTATCAGCGAATCGGAAGTGGTGCCGGTAGTGTGCGATAACATTGGTGAAGGGACGCTGATCCCGCTGGCGACCTGGTCAAAATGGTTCTGCCATCGTAAGCAGGAAAGACTGTGGCAGCGTTTTATCGCCCAACCGGTACTGGCCGTCGCGCTGGAAAAAGACGCCCATCCGAAAGAACGCAGCGGGCTGTCACTCTCTTCGCGCGAGGCGTAA
- the npr gene encoding PTS phosphocarrier protein NPr, with translation MTVKQTVEITNKLGMHARPAMKLFELMQGFDAEVLLRNDEGTEAEANSVIALLMLDSAKGRQIEVEASGPQEVEALAAVIALFNSGFDED, from the coding sequence ATGACCGTGAAGCAAACTGTTGAAATCACGAACAAGCTGGGCATGCATGCCCGGCCAGCAATGAAGCTCTTTGAATTAATGCAGGGATTTGACGCGGAAGTCCTGCTACGAAATGATGAAGGCACCGAAGCGGAAGCCAACAGCGTCATCGCATTGCTGATGCTGGACTCCGCCAAAGGCCGACAGATTGAAGTTGAAGCCTCCGGCCCGCAAGAGGTTGAAGCGCTGGCGGCCGTCATCGCGCTTTTCAATTCGGGATTCGACGAAGACTGA
- the rapZ gene encoding RNase adapter RapZ — MVLMIVSGRSGSGKSVALRALEDMGFYCVDNLPVVLLPDLARTLAERQISAAVSIDVRNMPESPEIFEQAMNNLPEAFSPQLLFLDADRNTLIRRYSDTRRLHPLSSKNLSLESAIDQESDLLEPLRSRADLIVDTSEMSVHELAEMLRTRLLGKRERELTMVFESFGFKHGIPIDADYVFDVRFLPNPHWDPKLRPMTGLDKPVAAFLDRHTEVHNFIYQTRSYLELWLPMLETNNRSYLTVAIGCTGGKHRSVYIAEQLADYFRSRGKNVQSRHRTLEKRKT, encoded by the coding sequence ATGGTACTGATGATCGTCAGCGGTCGTTCAGGGTCAGGTAAATCTGTCGCCCTGCGCGCGCTGGAAGATATGGGCTTTTACTGCGTGGATAACCTCCCCGTAGTATTGTTACCCGATCTGGCTCGCACGCTTGCCGAACGCCAGATTTCGGCTGCCGTCAGCATTGACGTACGCAATATGCCAGAGTCGCCGGAAATTTTTGAGCAGGCGATGAACAACCTGCCCGAGGCGTTCTCGCCGCAACTGCTGTTCCTCGATGCCGATCGCAACACGTTGATTCGTCGCTACAGCGATACGCGTCGTCTGCACCCCCTCTCCAGCAAGAACCTGTCGCTGGAAAGCGCCATTGATCAGGAAAGTGACCTGCTGGAACCGCTGCGTTCTCGCGCCGACCTGATCGTCGACACCTCAGAAATGTCGGTGCATGAACTGGCAGAAATGCTGCGGACACGCCTGTTGGGTAAACGCGAACGTGAACTGACGATGGTGTTTGAGTCCTTCGGCTTTAAGCACGGGATCCCCATCGATGCCGATTATGTTTTCGACGTCCGCTTTTTGCCAAACCCCCACTGGGACCCGAAACTGCGGCCGATGACCGGTCTCGACAAGCCCGTTGCTGCCTTCCTCGACAGACACACAGAAGTACACAATTTTATCTACCAGACTCGCAGCTATCTTGAGCTATGGTTACCCATGCTGGAGACCAACAACCGTAGCTATCTGACCGTTGCTATCGGTTGTACCGGCGGGAAACACCGTTCGGTGTATATTGCAGAACAGCTGGCAGACTACTTCCGCTCACGCGGTAAAAACGTACAGTCACGCCATCGTACGCTGGAAAAACGCAAAACATGA
- the ptsN gene encoding PTS IIA-like nitrogen regulatory protein PtsN, protein MINNDTTLQLSSVLNQECTRSAVHCQSKKRALEIISELAAKQLSLPPQVVFEAILTREKMGSTGIGNGIAIPHGKLEEDTLRAVGVFVQLETPIAFDAIDNQPVDLLFALLVPADQTKTHLHTLSLVAKRLADKTICRRLRAAQSDEELYQIITDTEGGQDEA, encoded by the coding sequence ATGATAAATAACGATACGACTCTACAACTGAGCAGTGTACTTAACCAGGAATGTACGCGCAGTGCCGTTCACTGCCAGAGCAAAAAACGCGCGCTGGAAATCATCAGTGAACTGGCTGCAAAACAACTCAGTCTACCGCCGCAGGTCGTTTTTGAAGCGATCCTGACGCGCGAAAAAATGGGCAGTACCGGCATCGGCAATGGGATCGCCATCCCGCACGGTAAGCTGGAAGAAGATACCCTGCGCGCCGTCGGCGTGTTTGTGCAACTGGAAACACCCATCGCCTTCGACGCGATTGATAATCAACCTGTTGATCTGCTTTTTGCCCTGCTGGTGCCTGCGGATCAAACCAAAACGCACCTGCATACGCTATCGCTGGTGGCTAAGCGTCTGGCGGATAAAACCATCTGCCGTCGACTGCGCGCCGCACAGAGCGATGAAGAGTTGTATCAAATCATCACTGACACCGAAGGCGGTCAGGATGAAGCGTAA
- the hpf gene encoding ribosome hibernation promoting factor — translation MQLNITGNNVEITEALRDFVNTKFAKLEQYFDRINQVYIVLKVEKVTHISDATLHVNGGEIHASAEGQDMYAAIDGLIDKLARQLTKHKDKLKQH, via the coding sequence ATGCAGCTCAACATCACTGGAAACAACGTCGAGATCACAGAAGCCCTGCGTGATTTTGTGAATACCAAGTTCGCCAAACTCGAACAGTATTTTGACAGGATCAATCAGGTCTATATTGTGTTGAAAGTGGAGAAAGTCACCCACATCTCGGATGCAACACTGCATGTAAACGGTGGCGAAATTCACGCCAGCGCGGAAGGTCAGGACATGTACGCCGCCATTGATGGCTTAATTGACAAGCTGGCAAGACAGCTCACCAAACACAAAGATAAATTGAAACAACACTAA